In the Acropora muricata isolate sample 2 chromosome 1, ASM3666990v1, whole genome shotgun sequence genome, one interval contains:
- the LOC136929246 gene encoding melanocortin receptor 5-like, with the protein MTHHSHDHDQEHIATFASFSPPECIAWLSMFGMEAIVMVTLNALIITVYLKERSLRQRNMYLVINQAVADMFVGGCGILECWFLASYCEIWTVNSLDLPTPTVLNVWFHFIPTASVTSLASISLERMHATFRPFQHRLIKKKMFGATIAYVWTTTGLFLAMILLTVYLPLSIQVFDDFLFAPVSLLLLCLLVIVVSYSSIATKFACGNQPRHHAATNREKKLTKTLLIVTVVSLLLTLPYIVFWTLHIVLWHTIPIISSPELLRLKYSFGILFYANSLINPVLYALRMPEFRRTLFSFFCCRSPPQQAQVFPLNET; encoded by the coding sequence ATGACCCATCATTCTCACGATCATGATCAGGAGCACATCGCGACTTTTGCGTCGTTTTCTCCGCCTGAGTGCATTGCATGGCTTTCAATGTTTGGCATGGAGGCTATTGTTATGGTGACGTTGAATGCCCTTATAATCActgtttacctgaaagagcgtAGTCTTCGCCAACGTaacatgtacctggtgatcaaccaggcagttgctgatatgtttgTTGGAGGCTGTGGGATCCTTGAGTGTTGGTTTTTGGCAAGCTATTGTGAAATTTGGACGGTGAACTCCTTAGACCTCCCAACTCCGACAGTCCTGAATGTTTGGTTTCATTTTATTCCAACAGCATCAGTAACAAGCCTAGCATCTATCTCCTTGGAGCGgatgcacgcaacgtttcgtccatttcagcatcgcctcatcaaaaagaaaatgtttggagcAACTATTGCATACGTTTGGACTACAACTGGGCTCTTTTTAGCTATGATTTTGTTAACTGTCTATCTACCTTTAAGTATTCAAGTATTCGATGACTTTTTATTCGCACCCGTTTCACTTTTATTGCTTTGCCTCTTAGTTATCGTTGTTTCCTACTCGTCTATAGCTACAAAATTTGCCTGTGGGAATCAACCTCGTCACCATGCTGCTACTAATAGGGAGAAGAAACTGACCAAGACATTATTgattgtgacagttgtatctttatTGCTAACTCTACCGTACATTGTTTTTTGGACCCTTCATATAGTGCTATGGCACACTATCCCAATCATTTCGTCTCCAGAATTGTTGCGGTTAAAGTATTCTTTCGGCATTTTATTTTATGCAAACTCTCTTATCAATCCAGTTCTTTATGCACTTAGAATGCCAGAGTTCAGAAGAAcactcttttcctttttttgctgTAGATCCCCGCCTCAGCAAGCTCAGGTCTTCCCTCTCAACGAAACGTAA